The Ascaphus truei isolate aAscTru1 chromosome 3, aAscTru1.hap1, whole genome shotgun sequence genome includes a region encoding these proteins:
- the LOC142491111 gene encoding uncharacterized protein LOC142491111 — MEEAFLLLYQEFQRLQAICIKQAELLQKLLSKKGIAKDMPVSMPIQCTDAGDPTSSESPFIRLQEKKEPFTESSKTTANELLCSVPVKTKEKSDVLLDIDFMFPPSTENDSFLASEAEKVDFALDLSHLNFSLGKRGSNADLDMFIKNYMPQFPNVNVNWDTKKQPVGSDQILSLSNLYEDPCYLQSKDISLGVCLAPENKHALGIRGPAQSSWSPGCLSEDCPLGCHVDMNSDVSLSSQICDFCQAVFPAGAATKGEYLRHITGHVE, encoded by the exons ATGGAAGAAGCCTTCTTACTGCTTTACCAAGAATTCCAGAGGTTGCAAGCCATATGTATAAAGCAGGCTGAACTTCTCCAGAAGTTGCTTTCAAAAAAAGGAATTGCCAAAG ACATGCCTGTTTCGATGCCAATCCAATGCACTGATGCTGGAGATCCTACGTCTTCAGAAAGCCCTTTCATCAGGTTGCAGGAGAAGAAAGAACCCTTTACAGAGTCTTCAAAAACAACGGCAAATGAACTACTTTGCTCTGTTCCTGTAAAGACCAAAGAGAAATCCGATGTCCTATTGGATATTGATTTTATGTTCCCTCCAAGCACAGAAAACGACAGTTTCCTAGCCAGCGAGGCTGAGAAAGTGGATTTTGCGCTAGATCTTTCCCATCTGAACTTTAGCTTGGGCAAAAGGGGGAGCAACGCCGACCTTGACATGTTTATCAAAAACTATATGCCACAGTTTCCAAATGTGAACGTCAATTGGGACACAAAAAAACAACCAGTCGGTTCAGATCAGATCCTCAGCCTATCCAATTTATATGAAGACCCATGTTATCTGCAATCAAAGGATATTTCTCTTGGAGTATGTTTAGCACCAGAGAACAAGCATGCATTAGGAATAAGAGGACCAGCTCAG TCTTCTTGGAGTCCGGGCTGCCTTTCTGAAGACTGCCCACTAGGCTGTCATGTGGATATGAACTCAGACGTCAGTCTAAGCTCACAGATATGTGACTTTTGCCAGGCTGTTTTTCCAGCTGGTGCCGCAACCAAAGGAGAATACCTCAGGCACATCACTGGCCATGTGGAATAA